AGAGAAATAATAAACAATGTAATATTGGCTACAAAAGCCAATGATTGTAACGTTTACagggaaaaaattcaaaaataaaaatcatattaaaaaacaGATAGTGATTccagattaaaaaaatataaaataaataagaagaacaaagtttttatttttttacccgTTGTTTCGTCGGGGTGTCGCCGCTGGGGCCACCGTCGGTTCGTAAGGCCGTCGAATCCTTTGGGATTCAGCTAAGGGCTGCGATGGTGAGTGGTGGAAGCCGAAAGGCTTTCTCtcttttagagtttttttttaaactttatttttaagattttgggCTTTAAATCAGTTTTTTATGCGAAATAGGGGGTCCAAAATGGGTTCGGGGCAATTTTCGACCACCGTGGATGGCAACGCCGTCGCCAGTGATCGATCGCAGGCGCGGTGACCGATGGCCGAATCCGGCAGCCGGAGCCATGGCCGGAGAGGGGAGGTGAGAGAGAGGGGAGAGAGTAttcagagtttttttttaaagaagaggggaaatgaaatttttgaaaaaaaatggttgtTATAAAGGATTGAAACAACGCCTTTTTGGGTCGTAATCCCAGTGgccaaaacaacgtcgtttcaccctaggatccgcgtgttgtCTTGACTCGCCAAAGAGGATTCGCGTGTTTTTGATTAATGGGCAATTTCTCTTTTAGTCCTTCcgcattttctatctttttaatacagtttatttttattttcaatttttactctatgatttttcttttatttcaattcagCCCCGTGTAAAGTGCTGCGTTTTGGAGGGCGggaatattttcctttttggtcCCTCTATGTTATTCGCGCTTTTTCAGTGTGGTCCTTTACCTcattttttattccaatttaTGCCCCATAAATTCCATTCGAGTTTGAATCTAGTGCTTTTTTgtgtttattcatttattttattataatttaggttctaaatttcattttatttccaatttaatccttattcgtttagtttcaagcttttatttatttatttattttgtgttgttctgttttatttatttatatatttttcatttatctatttctttacttttcttgtatttagaatttatattgttatttattcctttgtttatacatttcattattattattagtgtttaattcaattttgttatttttaatattagaatagtagttaatatgattattgttattattatttggtgtTGTTATTATAACTTCATCATTACTATTGTTGTAttccattatttattgtataccttttaaatattctactcatattgttattttacattatttcatcaTTATTGTACTATacattatgatttaaaaaaacatttgatCACTTTCACACgatgtttgaataaattaaacatgtatcttgttaactattatattaattcttacccaaattcataaaaaaaagaaaattttgaaaataaaggcaatattccgtatttgaaaattcgagaagtcatgccctaacttactgggtttcgatttttctcgcgttgaacctaaataaccgaatatccttttaaaattaaaataaatgaggtttaaataaaaaaacaaggcAAACTTATTCTCAAAATACGAGGTgccgtgtcctaacttacgggatatgacattttgttacttTGAGATGAGGAGGCATTTTacacattttgatttatttgagttattttaattaaaaataatacaatataaagagggatcgtattttaaattcttttcaagtttttaattttcaacaccaagacattaagtaatcaactaggtaccaattttgggcgtattgagggtgctaatccttcctcgtgcgtaactaactcccgaactcgttttctatatttttgcagaccgaaaaataatattttaataaatcaaactatttattaaaacgatcaaattgcgaggtgatccgatcacacctaataaaaagGACTGGTaacgactcccattttcgtttccaaaataaaagtcgacccccttttacaaaaagaaaaggtttcGACAATCAAATTAAGGAGTTACCGTATATATATTAACCTTTCCTTAGAAAGCTTTAAATGAAAGGTAGAATGACTTTTTTGGCCCtccaacttaaaaaaataaaattagtcattattttaatttttcgtctctTTTAGTTGTTGAACTTGCATTTTTTGTTAAGTCACCCCAAAAATGGACGAAAACTTTGCCGACGTGGCATATACATGGATTGCTACGTAGATGACAGGTATTGCCACGTAGATGACagatcaatatttaattaatttttttaaaattaaaaaatattaaaaaaatatttttttgtataattttaatgatttttaattttttaaaatagcttttataattttttgaatttttaaactttaaaaattaattaaatgttgatgtgttatttacatatatgcaatgtcaacaaagttaaaaatgttaacttttcctttattttgaggtgatttgataaaaaataagttaaaaataaaaaagatgaaaatgaatttttaagttaaaaacaaaataacgtACAAATAATTAAGACGGTAAAATTGATATTCATATTTAcatatactaattttaaaattaatatctaaAGAAACATGTATAGTGTATGAATTCAAtaaggaaaatttaaaattcaagagcatatataaatatatgtttattattgtaTATAGACACACATAAGGTTCAATTTTATCACTTTGTTAAAGGTGATAGAACCCAgaatcatcatcaatacacaaaaCCCCATTCTATAAGTGCTACACACTAACTCTAATCAGCAGTGATGTTTATGTATATATCATTGGCTATATTTTGTGCATCACTGGAAATACCTCTCAGTCCTCTTCTTGAAAATCCAGCATTGTAAATTCCATTTCCCCCTTTCCAGTGATACGGAAAGCTTCTTTTGGGCATTCCTTTCTCATCAAAACTTTCATAGCTTCCCTGCaataatatttaaccatttaatatCTCATCGTAACTAcccaaattttaagaaattgcttgcaagtcaagttaaacaaaatatattttctttctaaaagatttagtatttattagtataatatatttagcatttattagcatggtttatttgacctactaatttagcctataaataggttcttttgcaaccttagaaaatacatccattaaaaattagaagtcataacacatttagataattttgtgtttacgttttgagggttctttattttcggggtttagtttttatctccatcttttgtactcttcgttcttttgccattatagtaaaattatctttgtccgtggttttttatcctttttggaggggttttttcacgttaaatttatgtgttcaatttctcaatttattccgctattttttttgttacttgttgcttaatcgggtccaTTCTAACAACTACAATATACATACATAGGAAAATAAAGAGGAAGGGAAACGTTTTGATATTATACCTTAAGCCAATTCCGGACTGTGCTTTTATAACCAGTGGCAAAAACAATGGCATCGAACTGTACTGTCGCGCCATTTGTAAACACAACCTCATTATCTTTTATGCATTCCATACCAGGTAAAACCTTAACAAATGATCAAAGTTAccatttatctaatttttacaaaatcatgGGTTATAGATATTTAGATGGCTTAAAAACCGGTATACTATTTACTTACCTTGATTTCTCcacttttaattttactaatggTTCCAACATCAATGACTGGGGACCGACCTGTTGTTTCCTTAAGATGGAATGGCCCCTTCGTTGGCATTCGAATACCATATTTCGAAAGCTTCCCATATCTTAATCTACTAATCGCCACAGTGATTATATCCACTGCTTTGCATGGGAGGTATTGTGACATGATCATTGCCATTTTCACCATCTCTTTGGTTAGCACATGTACCtataaattacattcaaatCCAGTTCATCTTCAAGAAGTTTACGTCGAAACAAAAGGACTGAGAAAAATATTGTAAAGATAGAGAACAGAATGAAAAGTTTTGTAAACAAAAAAGAATGGACATCATTAATTTTATGAGGGTTTTGTTCTTACCGGATTACGAACGACAATGGAAGTGTTGGCACCCCAATTCCAAAGATCGTAAGCAATCTCCATGCCAGAGTTTCCACAACCAACAACTAGAACATCTTTGCCTCTAAATTTCCTCCCATTTTCATATTGGTTAGAGTGGATGTATTCCCCTCCATAGCTATCAAGACCATCGATATCAGGGATTGTACCTTGGCTATTTTCGCCACTGGCTACTACAAGAAACCTCGACGTATACACCTCAGTCTCGATCACATTGTCGGTAGTCGTCATGTTCTTGACAACAATCTGCCATTTTTCAGCGTCCGAATCATAAATAACTGACTCAACGGATCGGAGATATCTTGGGGTTATGCCAAAGTGTGAGACGTAATTGTCTAAGTAATCTATAAACCCATTTTTGGGAACATAAGTTGGTGCATTAGGTGGGAAATCCATGTATGGAAGGTGGCAAAATTGCTTTGCTAAGTGAAGTTTGAGGCGATCATATGACCTTTTCTTCCAAAGAGAAGCATAGCAATCCTCTCTTTCCAACACAATGTTGGGGATCGAAAGGCGGTTCAGGCAAGCCGAGGTGGCTAGGCCGGCAGGGCCTGCTCCCACAATAACAACCATTGTTTCCTCCATGCTTTAAGGTTTGTATCGTGTCActttacttgaaaatttattcGTCTTGTCTGGTTGTTTACTTTGCATGCAAAGATAAGAGACGATAAAATCTAAGGATAcgataaattttaatgattgggcgtcttttatatttgaaaaaaaatcaattcaatgaGTATTTGTTCTTgaaaatcttataaaataaagaaatatttaaagaaaactaaatgcATATTTGTATAAACATGAGCCTATTTGTTTGAAACCTACAAAGTTGTTACTTTAAACTGTGTCTAAATATATCTAttagtttaattgaaaacaaataaaaaaattaagaaataattagaACCCTTATTGGCTAGGTTCAACAATATTTTGAACATGAGAAtttgtttgaattgttttatttttaaaacccttaattttaaattatggttATTAACATATTAGCAcctaattaaatatattattttattagttttatggCCCATGCACAGGTTGATGGTTATTATATATTAAGATGTGAAAATTTACTAATAAGCtggattaatatatatattgtaaatttaAAGATAAGAATAAATTAACTTGTAATAATCATTTAGTATTAAAGAATGTTCCCAATATTTGTAAaacaaagagagaaaagaatgctatgaaattatttaataactatTGTTATACCCATTTTGCCGGCCcagttaacaaataaaataaataaactcaagTCCAAAAAATCCAAATTACAATACATACCCAAACAGCCCAACTAAACCCAACTAAACCCTAGCACCTCCAGCACAGCATCCAGCCGCCGCACGACTTGGAACCAGCCCTCCTCCACGCGCGCCACGCCTTGTGCCACACCTCCACGTTTATACCTGTAAAAGGACTAGGATAGTCCAATAGCAACACAAACAGTGTAAAAGTAGGGAAAATAGGAAATTTCGGGCTATAAAAAGGCCCCAAATTTATGTATTTGATACACACGGATGAATaaaaaaagtagagaaaaatcaattcaaatacaAGCCATTTTTGAAGGTAGATGTTTTACcttctgtttttttattttgtttttttatttattttttaaattggaaacaaaaaagaaaagggtaaagATCGTACCTTTTTGGCGAAAATCGGTGATTTTTGGGTCTGGGAGtcgaaaaaacaaaacaaatatatatttgaaatttttggcCATCATGAAGGCGACACTGTCGCGGTGATCATGGCCATGTGGTGGTGCAAGCACCGAGTCCTACCGGGATCTGGAAAGAGAGGAGGGGCTTTGAGAGgatttttgaaggttttttttgagaaaggaataaaatgttttttttgacaaaaaaagttGATTTATAAAGCTTattaaaacggtgtcgttttgatTTAAAGCACCAGgcgcaaaacggcgccgtttcaggCCCTTGACCCGCGTGTTGACCCGACCtagggggaggatccgcgcgttttgtcCCAAGGGTAAATTTTCATAAATGGTCCTCTCTCTTTTGTGGCGTGTTCAAAtaagttcttttcttttcttttttaaatttcgccCTTTAATTTGTTTCTCGTTTTATTTTAGTCCATGTTGCAACACAACATTTTGGAGGGTTGAGAATATTTCCAAATTAACTCTCATGTCATTCGCGCATTGCACATTGGctgttttatttacattattccCCAATTAATTTCGTTTTAGTTGCAAtctaatctttttctttttttttgtgtttttttaaattagtttaatattttcattaatattaggattattgttgttgttattataattattattattactactttcattattattaatattattactattactgctattattgataatattatttgcttatatattttcctattatatatacattactttattttatatgtattattgttttaaattacttttaaaatctcatataatatattattattaatattgtttgaatttattctACAATATATTCTCCAAATTCACTCattacatatttttagatttgtataaatatatatattttttacgtaatattatttatgcatacatatttcatattaaattattttcattatacatacataatctATTGTTAATTTCGTATTgttatatagatattttatttctttcaaatattttaacatctttaattcatttcaacttattttaatattgttaatttatttaaatttattttaatattttaatttacatatattatatttatttcttaaattatgcttaaatttgtatatttcgTTAGTGTTTATGTaaaattgcttgattttaattagtttCTACTTATTAGCCAATGTGAGTATTTACATGAGATTATTGTTGCTATGTGTATTACTTGCTTGTATTTATCTGCCGTTCATTTGattaatgtataatttattaacaaattatCCTTTTGCGTTGCATATTGTCATTTAATCACCttacatttttcattcaaagatttataaaataagaCTCGGTATCCAAGATTCTCGAgaagattgtgccctaacttactggaccTCAATCTTCCTCGTTGAATTTAAGTAATCGggtattcttttttaattaaagcaaAGATtccaaattaaagcttatctcGACGATTCAAAATATTATGTCTTAACTTATTGGATATAGCATTATGTTATCTCGAGACgaagtttttaaataaaggaaaactCGTGTGCCGTCTTTGAAATTTCAAGGAGTCGCACCCCAACTTATGGGGTTTTCGATTTCTTCATTGAAGCAAGAAgactgaatttttttaattttcaaattaataaatttcaataaaaattttaaaaataaaattgttttttttaatctttttcattcGACCTTAACACATTTCATTACAGCCTTATTTCGTGGGCCCCACCTATTTAtctgtttggttgggtgtaatgcATTGTTACGGGTTTATTACATAACG
This genomic window from Gossypium raimondii isolate GPD5lz chromosome 10, ASM2569854v1, whole genome shotgun sequence contains:
- the LOC105776003 gene encoding probable indole-3-pyruvate monooxygenase YUCCA10, with protein sequence MEETMVVIVGAGPAGLATSACLNRLSIPNIVLEREDCYASLWKKRSYDRLKLHLAKQFCHLPYMDFPPNAPTYVPKNGFIDYLDNYVSHFGITPRYLRSVESVIYDSDAEKWQIVVKNMTTTDNVIETEVYTSRFLVVASGENSQGTIPDIDGLDSYGGEYIHSNQYENGRKFRGKDVLVVGCGNSGMEIAYDLWNWGANTSIVVRNPVHVLTKEMVKMAMIMSQYLPCKAVDIITVAISRLRYGKLSKYGIRMPTKGPFHLKETTGRSPVIDVGTISKIKSGEIKVLPGMECIKDNEVVFTNGATVQFDAIVFATGYKSTVRNWLKGSYESFDEKGMPKRSFPYHWKGGNGIYNAGFSRRGLRGISSDAQNIANDIYINITAD